The Meriones unguiculatus strain TT.TT164.6M chromosome 6, Bangor_MerUng_6.1, whole genome shotgun sequence genome has a window encoding:
- the Mst1r gene encoding macrophage-stimulating protein receptor isoform X6 codes for MMDIAQWRTGPPRAGLAPLKPEEHSVKVEYIGLGAVADCVTVNVTVGGESCQHELRGDVVVCPLPPSLQLGKDGVPLQVCVGGECHILGQVVQLGPGRTSQRTLLVALLALILLVAALAIALIFNSRRRKKQLVLAPNPDDLASLDQSPRAMSLSIFRSGSDYRSGLGEAVGGTRSQGLPLPTSFHSLSPTTPSDVDGPASSTPSHGEPSDGVPLLRTESIRLKDLNRMLLAEVKDVLIPHERVVIHSDQVIGKGHFGVVYHGEYTDEAQNQIHCAIKSLSRITEVQEVEAFLREGLLMRGLHHPNILALIGIVVPPEGLPRVLLPYMRHGDLLRFIRSPERNPTVKDLISFGLQVACGMEYLAEQKFVHRDLAARNCMLDESFTVKVADFGLARDILDKEYYSVRQQRHARLPVKWMALESLQTYRFTTKSDVWSFGVLLWELLTRGAPPYPHVNPFDLTHFLAQGRRLPQPEYCPNSLYRVMLQCWEADPASRPTFRALVMEIERVAASLLGDHYVQLSAAYVNLGPSATDDVTMLPEQPQASPQHHRAMSRPRPLSEPPLPT; via the exons ATGATGGACATAGCACAGTGGAGAACAGG TCCACCCAGAGCTGGCCTGGCCCCGCTGAAGCCTGAAGAGCATTCAGTTAAGGTTGAG TATATCGGGCTGGGTGCTGTAGCGGACTGCGTGACTGTGAACGTGACCGTGGGTGGTGAGAGCTGCCAACACGAGCTCCGAGGGGACGTGGTGGTCTGCCCCCTGCCCCCCTCCCTGCAACTTGGCAAGGACGGTGTCCCGCTGCAG GTCTGCGTAGGTGGCGAGTGTCACATCCTGGGCCAAGTGGTTCAGTTGGGCCCAGGCAGGACCTCACAGCGCACGCTCCTTGTTGCTCTTTTGGCACTGATCCTGCTTGTGGCTGCACTGGCCATTGCGCTGATCTTCAACTCCAGGAGACGGAAAAAGCAGCTAG TCCTTGCTCCCAACCCGGATGACCTGGCATCCCTGGATCAGTCTCCCAGAGCCATGTCCCTGTCCATATTCCGTTCCGGCTCTGACTACAGAAGTGGCCTTGGTGAGGCTGTGGGAGGCACTAGAAGCCAGGGCTTGCCCCTCCCCACAAGCTTTCACTCCCTCTCCCCAACAACACCCTCTGACGTTGATGGTCCAGCTTCCAGCACCCCGAGCCATGGAGAACCTTCAGATGGTGTCCCACTGCTGCGCACAGAGTCCATCCGGCTCAAGGATCTGAACAGGATGCTCCTGGCCGAGGTTAAGGATGTGCTGATTCCCCATGAGCGAGTAGTCATCCACAGTGACCAAGTCATCGGCAAAG GTCACTTTGGTGTCGTCTACCATGGAGAATATACAGACGAGGCCCAGAACCAGATCCACTGTGCCATCAAGTCCCTGAGTC GCATCACAGAGGTTCAGGAGGTGGAAGCTTTCCTGCGGGAGGGGCTGCTCATGCGTGGCCTACATCACCCAAACATTCTGGCTCTCATCGGTATCGTGGTACCCCCAGAGGGGCTTCCCCGGGTGCTGCTGCCTTACATGCGCCACGGAGACCTGCTTCGTTTCATCCGCTCTCCTGAGAGG aaCCCCACTGTGAAGGACCTCATCAGCTTTGGCCTGCAGGTAGCCTGTGGCATGGAGTACCTGGCTGAGCAGAAGTTTGTGCACAGAGACCTGGCTGCCAGGAACTGCAT GCTGGACGAGTCATTCACAGTCAAGGTGGCTGACTTCGGGCTGGCCCGTGACATCCTCGACAAGGAATACTACAGCGTTCGGCAGCAGCGCCATGCTCGCCTGCCTGTCAAGTGGATGGCACTGGAGAGCCTTCAGACCTACAGATTCACCACCAAGTCTGATGTG TGGTCATTCGGTGTGCTGCTGTGGGAGCTGCTAACACGGGGTGCCCCACCATACCCCCATGTCAACCCTTTCGACCTCACTCACTTCCTGGCTCAGGGCCGTCGCCTGCCTCAGCCTGAGTACTGTCCCAATTCATT GTACCGGGTGATGCTGCAATGCTGGGAGGCTGACCCAGCATCAAGACCCACCTTCAGAGCCCTAGTGATGGAAATAGAGCGGGTCGCGGCCTCACTGCTCGGAGACCACTACGTGCAGCTGTCCGCAGCGTATGTGAACCTAGGCCCCAGCGCCACGGATGATGTGACTATGCTTCCGGAGCAGCCACAGGCTTCACCTCAGCATCACAGGGCCATGTCAAGACCCCGGCCTCTCTCAGAGCCACCTCTGCCCACTTGA
- the Mst1r gene encoding macrophage-stimulating protein receptor isoform X5, producing the protein MCPTCLTLDYARTVFHKEFVEELECELEPLISQAAETTNVSLLITNMAAGKHFRVEGLSVREGFSFMEPVLTSVKPNFGPRAGGTYLTLQGQSLSVGTSRVVLVNGTQCQLEQVSEEQIICVTPPGAGPARVPLHLQIGGAEVPGSWAFHYKEDPVVLDISPNCGYSGSHVTIHGQHLTSAWHLTLLFHDGHSTVENRQCAGQFLEQQRQCRLPEYVVRNPQGWATGNLSVWGDGAAGFTLPGFRFLPPPSPPRAGLAPLKPEEHSVKVEYIGLGAVADCVTVNVTVGGESCQHELRGDVVVCPLPPSLQLGKDGVPLQVCVGGECHILGQVVQLGPGRTSQRTLLVALLALILLVAALAIALIFNSRRRKKQLVLAPNPDDLASLDQSPRAMSLSIFRSGSDYRSGLGEAVGGTRSQGLPLPTSFHSLSPTTPSDVDGPASSTPSHGEPSDGVPLLRTESIRLKDLNRMLLAEVKDVLIPHERVVIHSDQVIGKGHFGVVYHGEYTDEAQNQIHCAIKSLSRITEVQEVEAFLREGLLMRGLHHPNILALIGIVVPPEGLPRVLLPYMRHGDLLRFIRSPERNPTVKDLISFGLQVACGMEYLAEQKFVHRDLAARNCMLDESFTVKVADFGLARDILDKEYYSVRQQRHARLPVKWMALESLQTYRFTTKSDVWSFGVLLWELLTRGAPPYPHVNPFDLTHFLAQGRRLPQPEYCPNSLYRVMLQCWEADPASRPTFRALVMEIERVAASLLGDHYVQLSAAYVNLGPSATDDVTMLPEQPQASPQHHRAMSRPRPLSEPPLPT; encoded by the exons ATGTGCCCTACTTGTCTAACTTTGGACTACGCAAG GACAGTGTTCCACAAGGAATTTGTAGAGGAACTTGAATGTGAGCTGGAGCCTCTGATCAGCCAGGCAGCGGAGACTACGAACGTCAGCCTCCTCATCACTAACATGGCGGCAGGCAAGCACTTCCGAGTGGAGGGCCTCTCGGTGCGGGAAGGCTTCTCTTTCATG GAGCCAGTGCTGACATCAGTAAAACCCAACTTTGGCCCACGGGCTGGCGGCACTTACCTCACCCTTCAAGGTCAGAGCCTGTCTGTGGGCACCAGCAGAGTCGTGCTGGTCAATGGAACTCAGTGCCAGCTGGAACA GGTGAGTGAGGAGCAGATTATATGTGTCACACCTCCTGGAGCCGGCCCAGCCAGGGTCCCCCTTCATCTGCAGATAGGGGGTGCTGAGGTGCCAGGCTCCTGGGCCTTCCATTACAAGGAAGACCCTGTTGTGCTGGACATCAGTCCCAACTGTGGCTACAG TGGCTCCCATGTCACGATCCATGGCCAACATCTGACTTCAGCATGGCACCTAACACTGTTATTCCATGATGGACATAGCACAGTGGAGAACAGG CAGTGTGCAGGGCAGTTTCTGGAACAGCAGCGTCAGTGCCGCCTGCCTGAATATGTGGTCCGAAACCCTCAGGGGTGGGCAACAGGGAATCTAAGCGTCTGGGGGGATGGAGCAGCTGGCTTCACGCTGCCTGGTTTTCGCTTCCTGCCCCCACCCAGTCCACCCAGAGCTGGCCTGGCCCCGCTGAAGCCTGAAGAGCATTCAGTTAAGGTTGAG TATATCGGGCTGGGTGCTGTAGCGGACTGCGTGACTGTGAACGTGACCGTGGGTGGTGAGAGCTGCCAACACGAGCTCCGAGGGGACGTGGTGGTCTGCCCCCTGCCCCCCTCCCTGCAACTTGGCAAGGACGGTGTCCCGCTGCAG GTCTGCGTAGGTGGCGAGTGTCACATCCTGGGCCAAGTGGTTCAGTTGGGCCCAGGCAGGACCTCACAGCGCACGCTCCTTGTTGCTCTTTTGGCACTGATCCTGCTTGTGGCTGCACTGGCCATTGCGCTGATCTTCAACTCCAGGAGACGGAAAAAGCAGCTAG TCCTTGCTCCCAACCCGGATGACCTGGCATCCCTGGATCAGTCTCCCAGAGCCATGTCCCTGTCCATATTCCGTTCCGGCTCTGACTACAGAAGTGGCCTTGGTGAGGCTGTGGGAGGCACTAGAAGCCAGGGCTTGCCCCTCCCCACAAGCTTTCACTCCCTCTCCCCAACAACACCCTCTGACGTTGATGGTCCAGCTTCCAGCACCCCGAGCCATGGAGAACCTTCAGATGGTGTCCCACTGCTGCGCACAGAGTCCATCCGGCTCAAGGATCTGAACAGGATGCTCCTGGCCGAGGTTAAGGATGTGCTGATTCCCCATGAGCGAGTAGTCATCCACAGTGACCAAGTCATCGGCAAAG GTCACTTTGGTGTCGTCTACCATGGAGAATATACAGACGAGGCCCAGAACCAGATCCACTGTGCCATCAAGTCCCTGAGTC GCATCACAGAGGTTCAGGAGGTGGAAGCTTTCCTGCGGGAGGGGCTGCTCATGCGTGGCCTACATCACCCAAACATTCTGGCTCTCATCGGTATCGTGGTACCCCCAGAGGGGCTTCCCCGGGTGCTGCTGCCTTACATGCGCCACGGAGACCTGCTTCGTTTCATCCGCTCTCCTGAGAGG aaCCCCACTGTGAAGGACCTCATCAGCTTTGGCCTGCAGGTAGCCTGTGGCATGGAGTACCTGGCTGAGCAGAAGTTTGTGCACAGAGACCTGGCTGCCAGGAACTGCAT GCTGGACGAGTCATTCACAGTCAAGGTGGCTGACTTCGGGCTGGCCCGTGACATCCTCGACAAGGAATACTACAGCGTTCGGCAGCAGCGCCATGCTCGCCTGCCTGTCAAGTGGATGGCACTGGAGAGCCTTCAGACCTACAGATTCACCACCAAGTCTGATGTG TGGTCATTCGGTGTGCTGCTGTGGGAGCTGCTAACACGGGGTGCCCCACCATACCCCCATGTCAACCCTTTCGACCTCACTCACTTCCTGGCTCAGGGCCGTCGCCTGCCTCAGCCTGAGTACTGTCCCAATTCATT GTACCGGGTGATGCTGCAATGCTGGGAGGCTGACCCAGCATCAAGACCCACCTTCAGAGCCCTAGTGATGGAAATAGAGCGGGTCGCGGCCTCACTGCTCGGAGACCACTACGTGCAGCTGTCCGCAGCGTATGTGAACCTAGGCCCCAGCGCCACGGATGATGTGACTATGCTTCCGGAGCAGCCACAGGCTTCACCTCAGCATCACAGGGCCATGTCAAGACCCCGGCCTCTCTCAGAGCCACCTCTGCCCACTTGA